The nucleotide sequence ATGATCAACCTGCATCGCCTGTATGTAACTTAACAGTCACCAAATTTGTATCCATCTTATTCGATATTGAAAAGAAATATGTCTGCAGCATTGAGCATTAAAAGCAAATATTGAAAGCTTGCATTGATTCTTGACCTTGTTTACTTAACGTTGTTCAGTAAATACATCTTAAGACTCATGATTTGATTAATTGTCACACAACAGAGACAATCTAACTACGCAAAGGGCAAAAAGCAATCAAACAAAGACTGATACACATTGCTGTGACGTGCTAACACAAGAAATACATTCCTTAGGTTTTTCTCTCACGGTAGCATCACAGTCCTGGACATTTATCGCGCTTACATGCTTCCTACTGATTAAAATCAAAGTGTCAGTATACATACCTGAAGGTATCCGAATATTTCTGTGTATAAGGTACACGGCAACCATTAACTTTGTGTAGTTGTATACTGTGAAGCAGTATTTTAACTCAAAGTCCACAGAGTCCTAGGCTGAGATTGCATTACATCACAACCATGAAAGAACAGGTAAGATTTACAGTGACTAATTGTTGGTTTTGCTGGGAGAGGTTGCCATGTTAACGCGCAGCCTTCAGGGTGCAGCAGTAATAATGTTCTCATATAATTTCTTTCTAATCGTGCTGTTCATTTATTCTTCAGTTACTGTGTGGGGAGCAAAGGAAATTAATGAGCTCATTATTCTTCGTTGTGTTTTTACAAAGCTCTCACTAAATTAGATAGATACATTATTAATATTGTCTCTTGAGTCCAAATCAATTAGGTGACTGCCTCAAAAAGGCGATTGCTTTGATTGTCTAACTCTAACCCTTGTCTTTTGAGTTGTGCGCTGTGGGCAAAGTTTACTGTGTTGTGGGTGAACTGTAAGATTATATGCTGAGATTGCTGGATTCCAGAGTGACACATAATTACGTCACTTTGGCCCCGGGAGGAGCTGTTAGTATCAGGTTTGTCAGGTGAGCAGACAGGTGCAGGTCCTCTAACACCACTGGGAAAGGACAGGTGACTGTGCGTGTTTTGGTATAATGCAGGATTGGGCTTTTAAAGGGTTGGTTAgggtgtgtatgtctgtgtttgttggCCACAAAGAGTAGTCTCAGttgcgtgcgcacacacacacacacacacacggcactCCGGAAAACTGGGAGGGCAGGATTTATTTTGGTTTAAACACTGCTGTGTGGATGACTTTTACATTCACTTGCTCTTTGGACTTTGGATATCTGACACAGAAAGATAGGACGCAAGGTAATGTTTTTATGGTACTCTTGGCTGTTTGTGTGTTCCTTTATATTCTAAGTatttgttttagtgttttagAACACTGTGATGTGATATAATTAGACTGAATGAATTTGCTTACATATTTTCCTGTGTACTCATGTGAGGTTTGTGAGATTTTAATTAAGGAAAAAAACGTGAGTGTCAGCTCCTTTCTCGCTCTGCTGTGTTGTCAAGTTTCTTTCGGTGTTAAGCAGTTTGACATGAGGGCCAGGTTTGGCTCTCAGGTAACCATAGCTACACTGAGTTTCCATAGGTACCGGCCCTTATGCCTCTGTCTTGCactgttgtttatttttcccAGCAAAGACCACAGCCAGTCTTGGGTCAAAGTGTTCTTCATCAGGCAGTTATTTGGCTGAAGGACATGCCTGTTCTCTTGATCACAGGTCAGACTTTTCCTCTGACTCAGCCTGCAAGTCATCTCTGATTTAGAGATGGCATTAGCTGAAACCACTGTGAAGGgcttgcagtttttcttttgccAGGGACCAGATGCAAAGATAGTCTAACTAAATTTAAAATCTACCTACTGTAGGCACTGATCCCTAGTCCTCTGTGTGGAAAACGTGTTCTTCGTCTATTGTACGGAGCCGAGGGAGCTGTTTGCTTTGTTCCCCCTGCCCTGCTCTTATTCCGCTGGTGCAAAGATGGTGGGAACACCTGCAGTGTGCCACATGGGGCAGACAGCGTAACAGGACTCATTACTGACAGAATTTTCTCCTTCCACTGCCTGAAGCGCAGCTGAAAAACACCAAATTAGATGTGCCAAGGCTCTTGTGGGGGCTCGGTGCAATTTTAGGCTGTAATCCGGTTGAGCAAGAGTTGGTGTGACTTGATCGAATCCACGAGCCTGAAGGAACAGAGCTGTGTGGCTGTAGTTTGCATAGCTATTATCATAATCTACTCTAGGGCTGCACTTTTTGTCCCCCTCTGATAACAACGGCGCAAAAAAAAGGCTGTTGTGGTATTTTCAAACGAAACCTCGTAGAGTGCATACGGTACAGACAAATGCACACTCACAAACAATAGCAGTGCAAACAGTTTCTTCTCTCTTGACTGGACTTCAAAGAGCTGGCATTCATAGCATGTCTTTGTCGAAATGTAatggaaatatgtgtgtatgtgtgataaCATTACCACCTCGTCCTTTAAAGATTTTTTGCATCGTGTATTTTGCATTTTGAAGTATTAAAGGCAAATTGATGATCCCGATGCATTTGTGAAACTCAGTGTAGAGGAAACATTTTGCTCTTcacatctaaacaaaaggccaAAAGCAACCTGACAGTTAACAGTTAACgatatgtaaatgtaaaaataaatgccTATATAGCTAAAGCCACACAGAGCACCGCAGAACTCAAACCATGTCAATGTGGCACCCAAATACATTGCCCTTGTGGCTTACAAATGCACTGTTGCACAAAAACCTGCAGCTGAAGCAGACCGCGGGGACTACTTATGTTACCATAGTGCTAAACACGCACAGCACCCAGCTATTTTAGaaatatttttgactttttaaaaaaatataaaaccttAGATGAAATCCTTCCATAATATTTCCATCtttgatttgattgattttGTTGACATAAACAAAAACTGATAACATTGAGGGTCTTGGAAGTCACTTAGCTGCTTTAAAAAGTGCACAATCTATTTTCAGTCAGCGTCTACAGAAAATTAGATTTATTCAGTCAGTTACAGGTCTGAGAGTGTGAAGAGAAACCAATTTGCAGGCTCTGCAGCTCTCTGCTGCCTTAGGCCTTGTATTAGGATTGATGCTGCAGAGTTTCTTTTGGCCCCAATGCTATCTGTCCGAGGGCGACACCGTGGAGCACACCAAGCTCAAGGTCATTCACCCGCAGTAGGATTATTCCTTGTGTTTAGATGCGTGTTATTATATTGATCAATACCTAAGattgtctttcttcttttcctttataTATAGATCTCCCTGCCTCCCCTCTGCAGTACCAGTGTGGATCAGTGGACTACCTGTGTTCTCCAAGGCTCATAAAGAAAGGTCCGACCCCCAGACCATGTCACGACAAGCCTCCAATCAAACCGCGGCCTCAGCCCCCCACCTCGCCCAGAACGCTAACCGCACAGAAACCTCAAGGTAAAAATCCAGTGACACTTCAGCCCCTTGAAGGCCAGTTTTGACATTGGTGCTGTCATTATAATTGAAAGGCGCTGCAAGGTTGGACCCCTGCTATCGAGCCGTGATTTATTCTGCTCTGACAAAACACTTTTCTATAACATGGTACGTGTCAGCTGCCTGACCTCACTCTGCCACTCACCGTGCTCAGTAGGTCACCTCTGcaagagctgctgctgctgtaaagCAGGGCAGTGGCTCCCAAGTGTTTGTGATCGGGCACCATTTGAAGAATGCTAAATATGAACATGTGTTGTGTTTAGGGAGTCGCTGGGAAACATACTAGGACATTACACCACAGACCTGTCcccgattttttttttaaatgctctgAACTATTCAGAGAAAAATTCCTGCTGATCATTTAAAATTGATCATTTGATTAGCATTTCTGAtcaaggaaaaaacaaagttttataaAGCACCACAGCCGCCCTTTAGAATAGCTTAGATATTTCAAGATCCTCTCATTTTTCATGAATTGACACTGATGGTAAAGATCATTGGCTAAAAATGGCTGAACTTGGACTGCAGTGCTGAAAACAGTCAGTTTTAATGAACCGTCTCTTTCCCACACAGCTCAGAGGTTCATGGGTTAGCACCAGATTTGCTGGCTAGGAGTTTCAAACCTGTTTACATTTCATATTCTTGCTTTAAAgctgtttgaaataaaatatcagttAGCTGATGACAAGTCAGTAAAACATATTATTCCATTGCAATAAAATCATCTGTGGCCTTTTGCTTTCTTACTTGTCTGCACATAAAAGTGTAAATATAATGCATATTTTGCAAAGGAACTAGTTGTACTATGCTTTGACTGTCATTCGCCTGACTTATGAGCTACTTGGGCACAGTTACAGTTTCTGGTACTGCATTTGAATGCATGCAGTACTTCCCACCTGACAGGATGAACTTCCTCACTGACATCTCCGAGCTAATCCAAAGGGAGGGAGAATTGAATTAAAAGGGAAGTCGTAATTCAGTCAGTTTTTGAGCAGAGAAGAATCTAAAACTGGACGTAGATCTCTCTGGCCTAAAAGCTTTGGTGGTGCAGAACATGCTGAATCACTTAACTGATGAATTATGTGGCAGAAGCAAGTAGCgctttcccttttttctttttttgccttttttattgGATTGCTCTTTACAAATGTTGTGAGTTTTTTTGCAGCTACAGTGAACAACATTAATAACAATGGTTTAAAATAATGGATCAGTTAaactattaattaaaaaattaactTGCAAACATTCATTAATTTACAGTTTTTACTGTTTGTCCAACTGTTTGTTGGTGATGCTCTATCCTCTGTTTCCCACTCATACATAAAATGCTTACCCCTTACTTTTATTTAACATACTCCATATGGCTGAAAAACAAGTATATAAAATAAAGTTGTTGCCTTTCTGATGAACTGATGAAACTGAAACATCTATATTTTCATCCTCAGTAGACAGCTCACCGCACATAAACACATGCACTATTACTACTGCATAAAGAAAAGTCTCCTTTCTAATCAGCAGTGGCCCACACAGATGGAGGAAGTGCTGAAATTAACAACTGTAACATATCAGCACATTTCCTGGTTTCTGACAAAAATGCTTCCTAAAAttaaatgtatgaaaaaaaattCGGATATGTCAGTAAAGTTGGCCTATTATGTAAGCGTTTATTAAGTGTAGCATATATTTTTAAGAGAGCACTGTCATTATTGCACttgcttatttttttcttcttttctcatcTTTCTTGAGCCACAATGGCTTACGCACATGCTCTCAGCATCCTGTTCAGAAATAAGGAAGTTGCAGATCGCTGACGCTCAGAGTTGATCTCGTCCTGCCCCACTGCGCTGCTACGTTTTTCTGTCtcttctgacttttttttttgtattttctgtgttttatctcaAGTTTTTACAAAGTGAACCAGCGACACAGCTATGGAGGTTTTCTCCCTTGGATTTATTCCTGTTACCTGATTGCTTTTGTTCTTGTCTGGAGCCTCATGCTTCTCTTTTGCTctgcttttcttgttttgtcTGGACCCGCGCATCTGTAGTGCCCCCTAAACCTGCGCACCTGCTCGCCCTTGGGCAAGACAAGAAACCTAAGAGGATCCCACCGGCACCCTCCAGGCCTCTGCCAGCACCCCCTCTTCCACCTAAACCAAAGCCTACGCTAACCCCTCCTggccagggagcacagccgCAGAGAGAGGCCCAGAAAGTTGGGCTGCTGATTGAGAGGTTTGAAAATTCAAGGTAAGCTGAGAAATTTAGACTGGTTTAGACCGGCTTTAGACTGAGACTGGTTAGTTTGGCAGATTTATCGTTTGTCTTCTAAAAGGAGTTTCAGGTTAGCcattttttatttgtacagGTTTAAGATGTGGGCTAGTTTTTCAGTGAGACGTAGATACAAGGAAACAAGAAATTAAAGTTTTGCTGTGCAGCCCGAAGTATTGATCCTCGATGTAATACACATCTGTAAAGGTGATGTGATAgtaagtttttctttgtttttatttttccagggtCCCCATCCTTGGGGTGCTTCCACGCTCACAGCTGCAGCTGTGTCTGAGGATGGACAGTGCACCGGATATCACTTCCTGCAGCCAGGACACCACAGCAAAGGTTGCAGGAGACTCCTTCCCTGTGGATAAACCTGCGCTTGGCAACTTTGAACGGACTGACGACGAGACTGATCTCTCGCGTCTGGCTTCCATGCGCATCGACGGCACCGGTGATCCTGTGATGGATAGCTGTGCAGAGAATGACATCACGCAGAACGATGGCTGCCTCAATGACGTGGGGCGGGATGAAGGTTCATCCCGCAAACTTCTGGACAATCCGGACTCCTCAGAGCAGAACGGGAAGATTCCCAACCGGGACAGTGGCATTGACAGCCCGTCGTGCACCGTAGAAGGGGAGGTGTTCCCTAATGAGGATGTCATTGACGAGGAGGATAATTACGACAGCGTCACTGAGACAGAGAGTGTGTCCTGCTGCGTTACACTGGACAACAAGCGAGACTCAACGCAGGATGAGGACAGTGACTTAGATGAGGGGAGCAGTGGGGAGATACACTCtctgacagacacacagatcGGGTATCTCACAGATACACACTCGGAGGCGCAGAAAGTGAGTACCTCCCTCGCTCAGCATCAGCAGGTCATAAGCACACATACCAAAGACCGTAACTTTAAGTCTGAATACAGACACCGCCTCGCTACAGCCTCCGCCGTTCAGTTCACGTGATGTGTGGTAATTGTGAGGAATTCTGATAGCTTGTTGAAATCGAAGCACACGTCCTGCGAGTTTAAAAGCTTCATCTCAGCCCGCCGTTCGTGTAATGGAAAAAAGTAGCGTGTGTCTATAATTATCTGAGCCTGGGTGAACACTTTCAAAGAATACTTCTGCATGAAACGTTAGACGCTATTACAGCCTCAGTTTGCCAGTCACAAATGATTTGAGCTGTAGCTAAAAGGGACTCTtgtgttacatatttaaaaaagctGAATAGCTGCCCAAAAGCTGTAACAAAAGCATGTTTTGATTGCCAGATCAAAGACTGCACAGACAGTGTTCCTACAGCTGATCtaaaatttcagctttttcctcttcttcactTGTGTCACAGTACAGTATCGATTGTAAACAACACAAGTACCTCAGATAGTTGTCATAGCCTTCCTTGTGGCCTAAATGTGTGGTCAGTGCTTCCTGTTCTATCCAGCAGCTTATGAAATATTTCATAGTACAACAGTATCACAGACATGAAATATACTAATATTGGAAAAGAAGAAGCGATCGTGAAGGTGATGACAGATTAAGCTGTCCAATGAGAAAGCTTTTTGTAAATACTACTCAGGCTAAATCCGGAAATGTTAGACATTAGGAGCCAATAGGAGTGTTTTAAGACAGTAGATTTATGTGGCATTGCACTCATGAATGTCAGCAGTAGTTGTTCTTCCTCAGCTGTTGTCAGTACTGTAAAACATGAACTGTCTGCCCACACCCGCAGCCTTTTGGGGAAAAGGTATCTGTGCTCTTCAGCGCTTCCTGATCCCAGCACCGCTGTGCAGAGGAAGGGTGTGTTGATCtatgtgcatgcgtgtgtggtTGGTAGCCTTTCTGTGTCTACATGAATGTGTCTAACAGCACAGCTGACATGTTGATGGCTCTATAATGACAACCTTTTGACAGAGGatgtggtttttttttagtgaTGTGAGGTGCAAGAGTGACTGAAAACAAGTTCTGCTGACTTTGTGTGCCCTCTTCTTTGCACACAATGAAAACTGAGTTTCACTTTTGTTCACATAGTAATATTTGGCATTGTTAGATTTCCTTACAAAGCATAATCTCTGGTGAGTTTTCCCCTGCCATCTGTGCCAGGGTAAGAGAACAGAGGAGTGACAAATTCACGGAAAAACCCAAGCTGAATTATCTTAGTGAGATCTTAGGTCATCAGAACAACGTCAGTGCACACTGATATTGATTCTCCATGTCACTGGAGCTCAACTGGAAGGATGGAGCTGCTCTGATGGTGACTGTGAAGGACATACCACATGTGCCGCATCTTTTTTATACTAAACGATTCAGTACCCCATCCTGCTTTATGAGTAGGAGCATTTTCATCCATCAGCGATAACAAAGCCTCAAGATCCCCTTACTGCAGGGGTAAAGGTTTCAGGTTTTTTTGCACAGTCACAATCTGGGAGGCAAAAAACGACTCCCCATAGCACAAATTCTATCATTTTTGCATCAAGACTTGGTTAAGCTCATGTTTAGGTTTGGCCTAAATGAATGTGATGCAGTCATTATATTCTGGAAACAAGGCTGCGTGTTTTAATTTGAAGACAGCTGTTGCGAAACCTGGATTGTAGCAATAGGCTAAATGTTTTGTGACCTCAGTGTGCGTTGAACCAGTGATACAAGGATGAACTACTGCAGCGTTTTCATGTCATTTCAGCTCATCAAagtgaaagagagaggaaacagAGCTCTTCAATTTCACCGCAGCAGCTATTAGCACATCTCATAGTTTACTGCTGCTGAACTAAACCGGTGACTAAAATAACACTTTGTGAATGTCAGTTTACAGTAATCTGCTGCAGACGTTGCTGATAGTTACCTCAGCCACAAGCATAAATATTTGGGGCTTTTACATAAGTCCAAGATCCCCTTCAGACACTTCTGTTTTTCCTACAAGCATTGCTGCTACTTCTCATCAAGCCAGCCATGAGCTCTGTCTGTTGATGCTTCAAAGGCTGTAGGGGTGCTGCGACAGCTCCAGCAGGAACTGGGTGTGAGATGGGTTACACCCTCACCGGTCATCACAGGGGTGACACACGGTGAGACAAACACGGGCTTTGAGTTTCCGTATCACCTAGTAGTGTTTTGAACATTGGGACGTAAGTTTCAGTGACGTGACAAAATAATCGTGTGTGTACATGTCGTAAATTGATACTAAAGATGAGCACAAAGGAAGTTTCTCCCTTTGCCACATGGATGTGAAATTGCAATCCTAGTGTCACACTCACGTGAGGTTAAACTTTAAATGAAGAAGTAACACAGAAATTTGAATTTTAAGGAACTCAATAATTGGTATCTTTCTGCCACACAGTTTGGTTATAAAACCGATGCACGTGTTTGTGTGCTAAAAAGAGAGCAGCTATCCCATGTTAGTGGTTTCATACAAAAAACACAGTGAATAACTGCAGGgtaaaaaagggtaaaaataaataaataaataaaactatataTTACGAATGTTGTTTAGCGTTTACAGAAAGTGTAACATAAAGGTTATTCAGGTAGGAAGTAGTAACCGTGGTTACTTTAACACTGAATAATTACATCCTAAAAATGCTTCTGTGGCAGTAGCTGTGCAGTGTAACCTGTTGGGTGGCTGTGGTGAATTATATCACATTATATTGAACATACTTTTTTGTCACATGAGTATTTATAACTTAAAGCATAAggtgtcagctttctttcatCTCTGACTGCTGTCTGAAAACTTCTCAAATATGGTGGAGTTGGCGTgtatgtttgtctttttttgcctTAGATGTAATCTTTTGGTGCTTTTCTGTTTCCCCTCAGTGCTCAGAAGCTCAGAAACTCCTGAATATTGCCAAAGAGCTTCTCCAAACTGAAGAGGCCTACGTGAAACGACTCAATCTCCTCGACCAGGTATCGCTTTCCTTTCGTATGCATCTCTTTATCTGTTACTGGCTTTGTGCGAGGTTTTTCTTCTATCCTGTTTAAATTTCTGTCGCCTAGTAGTGCTAGTGTTGTTAGCGATTGAGATTACAGCTGATCTGGATTAATGCTGGGACTGAGACCCACTACACACCAACCCTCTGTTGGCTTGATTACTTAGAGCGCTCTAAGTGCTATCTTGTAAGATGTAATGCAcctctgtttgtgtgcatgtggacTATATTTATGAATGTCCAACATAAAGAGTGCTTCGTCACCGCAAACCTGAGTGTGCatcgtgtgtttgtgtctgttaaAGGAGGCACGTAGGTTGTTGTGTGTTGCAACCCACGCAGTGATCTATATTTCTGTCTAAATTCTGTGAACTAAGCATGTGTTTCCCGACCCTTGGCTCTATTTATGACTAGACAGCTATTTTTTGATATAGCTGTCTACCCttggtcatttaaaaaaaatcatattttgtatCTACCAGTGAATATAGTTTGTCTtctttcagagaaaacatttatATTCAAACTtaaaacttcagaaaacactttAGATAAATcgcgctgttaaaaaaaaaaaaaataaggatgTGAACTCAGTGATCTTATTTACTTACTTGACTTCTGCCCAGCTTCTAATTTTACAaggttattttctgttttctattgGACAATCTCCTCTATATAATAAGCCTTTGTGCCAGTTTGCACTGGCCTGCACTCTAAAACCCAGAGATGCTCACTTAAGTGTAACTTAAAATAATGAAGTGAAAGGACCTCAGGAACACAAGTTACTTGGCTCATGTTCAGTTGCAAACCAGTCATTGCGGCTCTTAATTTTTATCACCCAGACCTCACACTCTCGGCTTCTTTGTGACAGGCTAAAGTTTGACTGCTTTTTTTCCTGTACCTGCAGTTTTTTCTCTACCTGCAGCGTGGTGAGTCGCGTTTATGACGAGTGTTCACTGCCAGTGGTTAAGTTGCCTTCCTCTTTGTTGAGTTCATGTGGTAGAGTTGATGATCTCTAACCTATCACAGAGCAGCTATGGTTTATTTGTTACTGAAGGCAAAACGTTTTTATGgttaacttcctgtttttgtctTACAACTTTCACATGAAACTTGTTTCCGTGGATACCGGTTACTGCGATTGTcaaggaagcaaaactagatgCAGTGATTTGGACTTTATCTCAAGAGTCATGGCGAATGATGTGCTCGATTATTAAGCTGAACCTGTACATAAAGAATCTGTCGCTGATGCTCCCCCTGTGAAATCAATCAATCTGTAATAGTGCTTAATTggacagaaacatttttttaagccAACAGTACTGATAGTCAATTATTGATTCTTCATAACTGAGTGTCAAATTTccacaaagtttaaaaacacacaagagaATAAGCGCAAACAGCAGTCGTCTAGATATCCTGAGATTTTACTTGCTAATATGAATCAGGCTTGTAGACTGATTATAAAAGATCAACAGTTTGTCTTGAACCACCTTAAAGCATActgcagtttaaaaacaaaatgcatgcAGTTGCCTGCTGGCACTCCCACATCAGCTTATTATGCATTCTATGACATCATTCATTAGACCTTTTGTTccttatttcttcttcttccttttaaGACCTTCTATATACTAAACATTTAAATACCCACAAACCCACCGCATTAACAGCCGTTTACCTTGGCCTACTAAATCATCTTCAGCGAGTTGGTGTTCCAGGCATGAAAAGCATCAGTAAAGTTTAGATAATATAGTGTAGTTTATCTGTTTTTTAGCACATCTGCAGAAAAGTAATCATAGCTTGATGTCATTCACACTTAAATATATATGACAACACGGACATTTTTCTGCCTGAGTTTACATACCTGCTACTTAAACAGAGCCAAGCTGAGTCGAGTTGTGTTCTGAGCGCGAGtttttatatacaaatattttcTCTGCAGGTATTTTGCACAAAGCTCACCGAGGCTGGAATCCCTCAGGACGTCATTACAGGGATCTTCTCCAACATCTCTTCTATCTACTGCTTTCACGATAAGTTCCTGCTCCCTGAGCTCAAGACACGGATTACTGATGAATGGTGAGGACTAAACACTCGGCATTTCGCTGGCTTTCCTAAAGTATCGGTGTGAAGAGATGAGCCGTTGGGGGGTCATTATTGTCAGGTTTTCAGCAGTGTCTGATTTTagcttgtgtgtatttatgcgTGTCATAAAGACTTACAGGTTGAGGgtattttttttgtccttttttcccACAGTAAGCAGGAAATCTGCTTCCAGTGTGTGATATTATGCCAACATCAGCCACCCTTGGTAGATAATGACTCCTCTGGAGACCTGTCACATAATGGCTCCCCTCACATTAACTCATTAAAATTTATTGGCTGAAATAaacttgaaaaaacaaaacaaaacaaaggacaTCAAGTCAGAAAAGTGCACCTTAGGAAGAAAATTCATAAGGAGGATTAATTTCTGTAATGCCCCAATAAAATTCTTGAGATTACTCTCATTAGTTATGAGCCTTTGTTTGTGTCTCTTTATGAGTGATGTAATTGCCCCCAGTATTATAGTATTTATGCTTGTGCAGCCTCTCTTGGTTCTAACATGGATATGTGAAATGAATCTGCTCGAGCAACCCTTTAATTACCTCCTCCCTGCTTTAGTAGGAAACTGTGTGATCTTTTTCCCAATAGGCTTTGGGAATTTTCCCTCAAAGCTGCAACTTGATGTATTTACACGTGTAGAGCTGTCTATATATTTGCATGAACGAGTAGCTAATGTGCATTTCATTAAAACACTTCAACAATCTTTTGATATAGAGACAAGTGCATATGAAATACTAGACACCTTGGCATGGAAATTTGTTTTGGAATCATCCGTTTGTTTGCTCGTTCTTGCTTTAGGGAAAACAAACCACGCATCGGAGACATCCTCCAGAAACTGGCTCCATTCATGAAGATGTATGGAGAGTATGTGAAGAACTTTGACCGGGCCATGGACTTGGTCAACACCTGGACGCAGCGATCTTCACAATTTAAGAGTGTCGTTCAGAATATACAGGTTTctctcttctcctttttttttctctatttttacattttttcaacaGCATGTCTCGGGAAAAGAACATCCAATCATATGTATCTAAAGATTATTTGGATTTTATATAGTTTTTTTCAGGAATTTTGTGAGTTTTAGCAAAAATTCAACAAGTCTTCTTTCTGAATTAATCagttaaagttttgtttttttgtttcaaccAACAGAAACAGGATGTGTGCGGGAATCTGACGTTGCAGCACCACATGTTAGAGCCAGTCCAAAGGATTCCTCGCTATGAGCTCTTGCTCAAAGACTACCTGAAGAAGTTGCCCGATGATGCTCTCGACAGAAAAGACGCTGAAAGTAAGTTGCTGCTGACTCACACGTTTACGCTTCATGACTGATAAACTCCGGGTCACAGAGAAATCCAACCAGCTGTGTCTTTGCTTTCCTCAGTAATCTAGAGATTCATGtaaatcacattttaaagacGCGCTTGTTGTATGAAAATACGCCACCCATTGACGAGTATTCAGCTCAAGGCAGACACAGTTTAGCTTTACTCAGAAATATGGATTTAGAAC is from Oreochromis niloticus isolate F11D_XX linkage group LG20, O_niloticus_UMD_NMBU, whole genome shotgun sequence and encodes:
- the fgd gene encoding faciogenital dysplasia isoform X3; translation: MTFTFTCSLDFGYLTQKDRTQDLPASPLQYQCGSVDYLCSPRLIKKGPTPRPCHDKPPIKPRPQPPTSPRTLTAQKPQVPPKPAHLLALGQDKKPKRIPPAPSRPLPAPPLPPKPKPTLTPPGQGAQPQREAQKVGLLIERFENSRVPILGVLPRSQLQLCLRMDSAPDITSCSQDTTAKVAGDSFPVDKPALGNFERTDDETDLSRLASMRIDGTGDPVMDSCAENDITQNDGCLNDVGRDEGSSRKLLDNPDSSEQNGKIPNRDSGIDSPSCTVEGEVFPNEDVIDEEDNYDSVTETESVSCCVTLDNKRDSTQDEDSDLDEGSSGEIHSLTDTQIGYLTDTHSEAQKCSEAQKLLNIAKELLQTEEAYVKRLNLLDQVFCTKLTEAGIPQDVITGIFSNISSIYCFHDKFLLPELKTRITDEWENKPRIGDILQKLAPFMKMYGEYVKNFDRAMDLVNTWTQRSSQFKSVVQNIQKQDVCGNLTLQHHMLEPVQRIPRYELLLKDYLKKLPDDALDRKDAEKALELISTAANHSNAAIRKMEKMHKLLEVYERLGGEEDIVNPANELIKEGHIKKMSAKNGTAQDRYLYLFNNMVLYCVPKLRLMGQKFSVRERIDIAGMAVQENVKQNLPHTFAIIGKRRSLELQARTAEEKEDWIQVIQATIERHKQNSETFKAFNSSFSREDDYVPESPGLWSNTSIDSDGERLQERKSSKKKEKEKQTCKGCSESFNFTKRKHHCKSCGAAICAKCSKMDNKTSRVCPECFEASLSIENLGTGEQRRKTAPERQVSLTAENCLLCGHLQVQEKGKSWMKMWVAVTKAEPLVLYLQSSGQDSKGSRPVPLPGFEVSPAPSAAAEKTEVKHIIRLSNTQQTLLLSAQDEELQAKWVDFLSKAARGEASAEASTSLTEHRKSQ
- the fgd gene encoding faciogenital dysplasia isoform X1, producing the protein MPVLLITDLPASPLQYQCGSVDYLCSPRLIKKGPTPRPCHDKPPIKPRPQPPTSPRTLTAQKPQVPPKPAHLLALGQDKKPKRIPPAPSRPLPAPPLPPKPKPTLTPPGQGAQPQREAQKVGLLIERFENSRVPILGVLPRSQLQLCLRMDSAPDITSCSQDTTAKVAGDSFPVDKPALGNFERTDDETDLSRLASMRIDGTGDPVMDSCAENDITQNDGCLNDVGRDEGSSRKLLDNPDSSEQNGKIPNRDSGIDSPSCTVEGEVFPNEDVIDEEDNYDSVTETESVSCCVTLDNKRDSTQDEDSDLDEGSSGEIHSLTDTQIGYLTDTHSEAQKCSEAQKLLNIAKELLQTEEAYVKRLNLLDQVFCTKLTEAGIPQDVITGIFSNISSIYCFHDKFLLPELKTRITDEWENKPRIGDILQKLAPFMKMYGEYVKNFDRAMDLVNTWTQRSSQFKSVVQNIQKQDVCGNLTLQHHMLEPVQRIPRYELLLKDYLKKLPDDALDRKDAEKALELISTAANHSNAAIRKMEKMHKLLEVYERLGGEEDIVNPANELIKEGHIKKMSAKNGTAQDRYLYLFNNMVLYCVPKLRLMGQKFSVRERIDIAGMAVQENVKQNLPHTFAIIGKRRSLELQARTAEEKEDWIQVIQATIERHKQNSETFKAFNSSFSREDDYVPESPGLWSNTSIDSDGERLQERKSSKKKEKEKQTCKGCSESFNFTKRKHHCKSCGAAICAKCSKMDNKTSRVCPECFEASLSIENLGTGEQRRKTAPERQVSLTAENCLLCGHLQVQEKGKSWMKMWVAVTKAEPLVLYLQSSGQDSKGSRPVPLPGFEVSPAPSAAAEKTEVKHIIRLSNTQQTLLLSAQDEELQAKWVDFLSKAARGEASAEASTSLTEHRKSQ